Proteins encoded within one genomic window of Rhizobium favelukesii:
- a CDS encoding UDP-glucose dehydrogenase family protein, translating into MKIAVIGTGYVGLVSGTCFAAWGNEVVCVDKNTQKINALELGVVPIYEPGLDELVERNVAAGRLSFTCNLANAVKGAAVVFIAVGTPPRAGHGDADLSFVYMAARELAPLIDDNAVVVVKSTVPVGTGDVVEKIIGSVRKAGTFSVASNPEFLREGVAIRDFMEPDRVVIGVEDEHARKVVTELYNAPLEVQMTPIVVTQRRTSELIKYAANAFLATKITFINELADLCEQVESNVSELALGMGLDKRIGTSFLNAGPGYGGSCFPKDTMALLRTAQDYGVAVRIVQETVTANEARKRRMALKVMDALGGEVDGLTIAVLGLTFKPDTDDMRDAPSVPLIETLQRFGARIRAYDPVGIENAQQILSDVELIEDPYECARGADAVVVITEWGDIRSLDLSRLKTIVRQPVLVDLRNAYEPGAAEKAGFRVSAIGRSTSARHDARSSELLPHPADVVTSSRGASGVHCDVMGGSVDNG; encoded by the coding sequence ATGAAGATCGCAGTTATTGGAACCGGCTATGTCGGATTGGTCAGCGGGACCTGTTTCGCAGCTTGGGGCAACGAAGTGGTGTGTGTCGACAAGAACACCCAGAAGATCAACGCTCTGGAACTTGGCGTTGTGCCAATCTATGAGCCCGGTCTCGACGAACTCGTCGAGCGGAATGTAGCTGCAGGCCGATTGAGCTTTACTTGCAACCTGGCAAACGCCGTAAAGGGTGCAGCCGTTGTGTTCATCGCCGTCGGTACACCGCCCCGCGCCGGTCACGGCGATGCAGATCTGTCATTCGTTTACATGGCAGCACGCGAACTCGCACCTCTAATCGACGACAATGCCGTCGTTGTGGTGAAGTCTACCGTCCCGGTCGGTACGGGCGATGTTGTGGAGAAGATTATCGGTTCAGTGCGCAAGGCTGGAACGTTCTCCGTGGCATCAAATCCGGAGTTCCTGCGGGAAGGCGTTGCAATCCGCGACTTTATGGAGCCTGACCGCGTAGTGATTGGCGTCGAGGATGAGCACGCGCGCAAGGTGGTCACGGAACTCTATAACGCGCCGCTCGAAGTACAGATGACTCCGATCGTGGTCACACAGCGCCGCACTTCAGAACTGATCAAATATGCCGCCAATGCGTTTCTGGCGACCAAGATTACCTTCATCAACGAGCTTGCCGATCTGTGCGAACAGGTGGAAAGCAATGTCAGTGAACTAGCACTCGGTATGGGGCTCGACAAGCGTATTGGAACAAGCTTCCTCAATGCCGGCCCAGGCTATGGCGGCTCGTGCTTCCCCAAGGACACGATGGCACTTCTGCGCACCGCCCAGGACTACGGGGTTGCTGTGCGGATCGTGCAGGAAACCGTTACCGCCAACGAAGCACGAAAGCGTCGCATGGCCTTGAAGGTGATGGACGCGCTCGGAGGTGAGGTCGATGGCCTGACCATCGCGGTTCTCGGTCTCACGTTCAAGCCCGATACGGACGATATGCGCGACGCTCCTTCGGTTCCGCTTATCGAAACCCTACAGCGCTTTGGCGCTCGCATTCGCGCCTATGATCCAGTCGGGATCGAGAATGCCCAGCAGATCCTATCAGATGTCGAGCTAATCGAAGACCCGTATGAATGCGCACGAGGAGCCGATGCTGTTGTCGTCATTACTGAGTGGGGCGACATCCGGTCTCTTGACCTCTCGCGCCTGAAGACGATTGTTCGCCAACCAGTTCTGGTCGATCTCAGAAATGCTTACGAGCCCGGCGCCGCTGAGAAGGCCGGGTTTCGGGTTTCGGCAATTGGTCGCTCCACTTCGGCGCGACATGATGCGCGGAGCTCCGAACTCCTGCCGCATCCAGCAGATGTCGTCACTTCCAGCCGAGGCGCCAGCGGGGTTCATTGCGACGTGATGGGAGGCTCCGTTGACAATGGCTAA
- a CDS encoding glycosyltransferase family 2 protein, with protein sequence MRIFQKKRKPTNAEPLSVSIFTGWQRKEYLVSAGLWAIALAYFWRWWLSPANHIHLLGSILVTAILAWVTLLPAYFIVVFFRARRPSGPLNLPSGSRFAMVVTKAPSEPFPVVAETLRAMLAQDVPHDTWLADEDPTPETLAWCEAHGVFVSTRKGRSDYHLQTWPRRTRCKEGNLAFFYDQYGYERYDFVVQLDADHVPEPGYLFQMLRPFADPAIGYVSAPSICDRNAAESWSARGRLYAEASMHGSLQAGYNSGLAPLCIGSHYAVRTAALCEIGGLGPELAEDHSTTLMMNSYGWRGAHALDAIAHGDGPRTFADLVTQEFQWSRSLVMLLLQYSPRFVRPLPARLKFQFLFSQFWYPLFSFFMALMFLLPITALLTGDNLVGVTYPDFLSHFLPQSLMLIFMAYRWRASGTYRPYNAKILSFENTLFVFARWPWALAGTLAAVRDWSTGSFVDFRVTPKGAADVDPLPFRVLAPYGFLALTSVLPVLLVPNASDATRGFYVFAIFNAAIYALLLLVIVVQHARENRVRYRTRIYRPALAASLLALVTLPGLAAVEHGRDGVEALAWGTRSFSLFDDHFSVAGAGIGGKNVHKTVFNPRWRGYAGSNSIQE encoded by the coding sequence ATGAGAATTTTCCAAAAGAAGAGGAAACCCACAAACGCTGAGCCCCTATCCGTGTCGATTTTCACGGGCTGGCAACGGAAAGAGTATCTGGTCAGTGCAGGGCTTTGGGCGATAGCACTAGCATATTTCTGGCGCTGGTGGCTTTCCCCCGCCAATCATATCCATCTTCTCGGATCCATCCTAGTGACTGCTATCCTGGCATGGGTCACACTCTTGCCCGCCTATTTCATTGTCGTGTTCTTTCGCGCGCGGCGCCCAAGCGGTCCTTTGAATCTTCCTTCGGGTAGCCGTTTTGCTATGGTTGTGACAAAGGCACCGTCCGAACCGTTCCCCGTCGTCGCCGAAACACTCCGCGCCATGCTGGCCCAGGATGTGCCGCATGACACATGGCTTGCCGACGAGGATCCAACTCCTGAAACACTCGCATGGTGCGAGGCTCACGGGGTCTTCGTTTCCACTCGCAAGGGCCGGTCGGATTACCATCTCCAGACTTGGCCGCGACGCACTCGCTGCAAGGAAGGCAATCTTGCTTTCTTCTACGATCAATATGGCTACGAGCGTTACGATTTCGTGGTGCAGCTCGACGCCGATCATGTTCCGGAGCCAGGCTATCTGTTCCAGATGCTGCGCCCGTTTGCCGACCCCGCGATTGGCTATGTCTCTGCGCCGAGCATCTGCGACCGAAATGCGGCTGAGAGCTGGTCGGCACGTGGCCGCCTGTATGCAGAAGCCAGTATGCACGGCTCACTTCAGGCCGGATATAACAGTGGTCTTGCCCCGCTTTGCATCGGATCGCATTACGCCGTTCGCACTGCCGCATTGTGCGAAATTGGGGGTCTGGGCCCTGAGTTGGCGGAAGATCATTCCACCACGCTCATGATGAATTCCTATGGTTGGCGTGGAGCGCACGCGCTCGATGCTATCGCTCATGGCGACGGACCGCGTACGTTTGCCGATCTCGTCACCCAGGAATTCCAGTGGTCGCGCAGCCTTGTGATGCTTCTGCTGCAATATTCGCCCAGGTTCGTTCGCCCCCTGCCAGCGCGACTGAAGTTCCAATTCCTGTTTTCGCAGTTCTGGTATCCGCTGTTTTCCTTCTTCATGGCGCTGATGTTCCTTCTGCCGATCACGGCACTGCTGACGGGAGATAATTTGGTAGGCGTCACCTATCCTGATTTCCTCAGCCATTTCCTGCCTCAATCGCTCATGCTGATCTTTATGGCCTACCGCTGGCGCGCTTCGGGAACCTACCGCCCTTACAACGCGAAAATTCTCAGCTTTGAGAACACGCTCTTCGTGTTTGCACGCTGGCCATGGGCGCTCGCAGGAACGCTTGCGGCGGTGCGTGACTGGTCAACCGGTTCGTTCGTGGATTTCCGCGTGACGCCGAAGGGGGCAGCCGATGTGGATCCACTTCCGTTCCGTGTGCTGGCCCCGTATGGCTTCCTTGCGCTGACCTCCGTCCTGCCGGTGCTACTGGTGCCGAATGCCAGCGATGCCACGCGTGGTTTCTACGTTTTCGCCATCTTCAACGCAGCCATCTATGCCCTGCTGCTGCTTGTCATCGTCGTGCAACACGCTCGCGAAAATCGGGTGCGCTATCGTACTCGCATCTATCGGCCTGCGCTTGCAGCCAGCCTGCTCGCCCTTGTGACACTGCCGGGTTTGGCGGCTGTTGAACACGGACGCGATGGCGTTGAGGCGCTTGCCTGGGGCACTCGCAGTTTCTCTCTTTTTGATGACCACTTCTCAGTGGCCGGAGCAGGCATTGGCGGCAAGAACGTACACAAGACCGTCTTCAACCCCCGTTGGCGCGGCTACGCCGGCAGCAATTCGATCCAAGAATAA
- the galE gene encoding UDP-glucose 4-epimerase GalE, whose protein sequence is MTNKTVFVVGGAGFIGSHTAKLLAKQGYEPIVYDNLSTGHRASVRWGTLVEGDILDTPRLIKAVERHDPIAVIHFAASAYVGESVGNPAKYYRNNVSGTQSLLEACRLTGGRNIIFSSSCATYGIPERLPIREGEVQRPINPYGRTKLIAEHMLADYAAAYGSRYVALRYFNASGADLDGELGEAHDPETHLIPRALMAAAGNIDFLEVYGEDYDTTDGTCIRDYIHVTDLARAHVLAVEHLVNDGDNLAVNLGSGHGTSIKEILDAISRLTGREVPVAMRARRAGDPPALYADPALAAEKLGFQTVYSDLDTIIRTAAPHFGLEVRA, encoded by the coding sequence ATGACCAACAAGACAGTATTTGTGGTCGGGGGGGCAGGCTTTATCGGCAGCCACACCGCTAAACTTTTGGCCAAGCAGGGCTATGAGCCAATCGTCTACGACAATCTTTCGACCGGACATCGCGCATCCGTTCGCTGGGGAACCTTGGTCGAGGGAGACATCCTTGACACACCGCGTCTGATCAAAGCCGTTGAAAGACACGACCCGATCGCGGTTATTCACTTTGCGGCTTCCGCCTATGTTGGGGAATCGGTCGGAAACCCCGCAAAATACTACCGGAATAATGTCAGCGGCACGCAATCCCTACTCGAGGCATGCCGGTTGACCGGCGGCCGGAACATCATCTTTTCATCCAGCTGCGCGACATACGGGATTCCAGAACGGCTTCCTATCCGCGAAGGTGAGGTTCAGCGTCCCATCAATCCCTATGGCCGCACGAAGCTGATCGCGGAGCACATGCTCGCTGATTACGCGGCTGCCTACGGATCGCGCTATGTGGCCCTTCGTTATTTCAATGCGTCCGGAGCCGATCTGGACGGCGAACTGGGGGAAGCCCACGATCCGGAAACGCACCTCATTCCGCGCGCGTTGATGGCCGCTGCCGGCAATATCGATTTTCTTGAAGTCTACGGCGAAGATTACGACACAACAGACGGCACCTGCATTCGCGACTACATTCATGTTACCGACTTGGCGCGCGCACATGTGCTCGCGGTCGAGCATCTGGTCAATGATGGAGACAACCTCGCCGTCAATCTCGGCAGCGGACACGGCACGTCCATCAAGGAAATCCTTGACGCCATCAGCCGCCTGACTGGCCGCGAAGTGCCGGTTGCGATGCGCGCGCGCCGTGCAGGCGATCCGCCTGCACTTTACGCCGACCCCGCTCTCGCTGCCGAGAAACTCGGCTTCCAGACTGTCTATTCCGACCTCGACACCATTATTCGCACAGCCGCTCCACACTTCGGGCTGGAGGTGCGCGCATGA
- a CDS encoding UDP-glucuronic acid decarboxylase family protein, producing MISNISNGNSLNTSARRILVAGGAGFLGSHLCERLLNQGHSVVCLDNLSTGRMENLSHLLSFDRFSFVRHDIVASLDLPVDEIYNLACPASPPHYQADPIHTMKTNVIGSLNLLELATRYQARIFQASTSEVYGDPHVHPQPEHYWGNVNSFGPRSCYDEGKRSAETLFHDFHQQHGVDIRVVRIFNTYGPRMRPDDGRVVSNFIVQALKGEDITVYGDGSQTRSFCYVNDLIEGFHRLMYSPNAIHTPVNIGNPDEFTVGALAEQIIDMIGSRSKVAHRPLPVDDPRQRRPDIEVAKRELGWQPTVELADGLRSTIAYFERQLAKRTGKLAAAA from the coding sequence ATGATTTCCAATATATCGAACGGAAATTCCCTGAACACATCCGCGCGCCGCATTCTCGTTGCCGGAGGCGCAGGGTTTCTTGGGTCCCATCTTTGCGAAAGACTTCTGAATCAGGGCCATTCCGTTGTCTGCCTGGACAACCTTTCCACTGGACGAATGGAAAACCTTAGCCATCTTCTGAGTTTTGACAGGTTCAGTTTCGTTCGACACGACATTGTCGCATCACTCGACCTGCCGGTGGACGAAATCTACAATCTTGCCTGCCCAGCATCGCCGCCACATTATCAGGCCGACCCGATCCACACGATGAAAACGAACGTGATTGGATCGCTCAATCTCCTGGAGCTGGCCACTCGCTACCAGGCCAGAATCTTCCAGGCTTCCACCTCGGAAGTGTACGGAGACCCCCATGTGCACCCGCAGCCGGAACACTACTGGGGAAATGTCAATTCCTTTGGTCCGCGCTCCTGCTATGACGAAGGCAAGCGTTCCGCCGAAACCCTGTTCCACGACTTCCATCAGCAGCACGGTGTCGATATCCGTGTTGTGCGTATCTTCAACACCTACGGTCCGCGCATGCGCCCGGACGACGGCCGGGTCGTATCCAATTTCATCGTGCAGGCACTGAAGGGCGAGGATATCACGGTCTATGGCGACGGCTCCCAAACCCGTTCCTTCTGCTACGTCAACGACCTGATTGAGGGTTTTCATCGTCTGATGTACAGCCCGAACGCCATTCACACGCCGGTCAATATCGGCAATCCCGACGAATTCACTGTCGGGGCGCTAGCAGAGCAGATCATAGATATGATCGGGTCGCGCTCCAAGGTCGCCCATCGGCCATTGCCCGTTGACGATCCGCGCCAGCGCCGTCCGGATATCGAGGTGGCGAAGCGAGAACTTGGATGGCAACCGACAGTCGAGCTGGCTGACGGCCTGAGGTCGACGATCGCTTACTTCGAGCGTCAACTGGCTAAGCGGACAGGGAAACTCGCAGCGGCAGCCTAA